The following coding sequences are from one Alosa alosa isolate M-15738 ecotype Scorff River chromosome 13, AALO_Geno_1.1, whole genome shotgun sequence window:
- the LOC125306386 gene encoding cathepsin K-like has product MFRDLMMRQECLKSPSTVITHQNLKVSPRMILCGSVLLVVGSVLVHATHNPALDTAWEDWKSTHQREYFILGEEAIRRSIWEKNMQLIEVHNQEYEMGIHSYELGMNHLGDMTREEVAEKMMGFRPDMQAESNNTFVPESGPVPTSIDHRKNGRVTPVRQQGSCGSCWAFSAAGALEGQLKMKGKDLVDLSPQNLVDCVGQDTGCNGGWMVYAFDYAHRNGIASENAYPYTGRDERCAYSNSMKAFECTGFKEIHGSETDLAAAVAQVGPVAVAVDAGQQTFHFYKRGVYSDPACDPRRLNHAILAVGYNRRAWIVKNSWGKSWGNKGYINIQRGNNMCGIANMASFPVV; this is encoded by the exons ATGTTCCGTGATCTGATGATGAGACAGGAGTGTTTGAAGAGTCCCTCCACTGTCATCACTCATCAGAACCTAAAAG TGTCGCCCAGAATGATCCTTTGTGGAAGTGTGCTGTTGGTGGTTGGATCCGTTTTGGTCCACGCCACACACAACCCAGCTCTGGATACAGCATGGGAGGACTGGAAATCCACCCACCAGAGGGAGTACTTCATTTTG ggtgAGGAGGCCATCCGCAGGTCCATCTGGGAGAAGAACATGCAGCTGATTGAGGTGCACAACCAGGAGTATGAGATGGGGATCCACTCCTACGAGCTGGGCATGAACCACCTGGGGGACATG ACGAGAGAAGAGGTTGCGGAGAAGATGATGGGCTTCAGACCTGACATGCAAGCAGAGAGCAATAACACCTTTGTTCCTGAGTCTGGACCTGTGCCCACCTCCATTGACCACCGTAAAAATGGACGTGTGACACCTGTCAGGCAACAG GGCTCCTGTGGCTCCTGCTGGGCCTTTAGTGCTGCTGGAGCTCTGGAGGGCCAGCTGAAGATGAAAGGGAAGGACCTGGTGGATCTGAGTCCCCAGAACCTGGTGGACTGCGTGGGCCAGGACACAGGCTGCAATGGCGGCTGGATGGTCTACGCATTCGACTACGCCCACAGGAATGGCATAGCCTCTGAGAATGCGTATCCCTACACAGGCCGG GATGAGAGATGTGCTTACAGTAATAGCATGAAGGCATTCGAATGCACAGGCTTTAAGGAAATTCATGGAAGTGAGACGGATTTGGCTGCAGCCGTGGCTCAGGTTGGCCCCGTCGCTGTGGCTGTGGATGCAGGTCAGCAGACGTTTCATTTCTACAAACGAG GTGTATACTCTGACCCGGCGTGTGACCCTAGAAGACTAAACCATGCCATCCTTGCAGTGGGTTACAACCGGCGTGCCTGGATTGTGAAAAACAG CTGGGGCAAAAGTTGGGGAAACAAGGGGTACATCAACATCCAGAGGGGAAACAACATGTGTGGCATTGCCAACATGGCCAGCTTTCCAGTTGTGTGA
- the LOC125306383 gene encoding circadian-associated transcriptional repressor-like produces the protein MQTTGRTPSPPSHDSMSSSDSFLFSDSDPVEDDTDVFLSEGNAGRADTRSPSSSHSSLHGDTLSSPSLRWASDGPGQCERSALVTGLRPTPLSSSVSSSSTSGVWSASESEGGSGKNSQSHGDQLFAQKCLELQCFVRPLLELLHGLKNGRFDKGLSSFQQSVAMDRIQRIVGVLQKPNSGEKYLNTLLQVEMMLKLWFPQISALASPAAQVTAASQTTATHSAPSTANSSSTPPHKHKDQLHMPVKKRRLSWSDTDSSSMPSPILCKRFQLAGDPGPSPERESSSSALNHQRHAEQRCTASADEPSSPPAPRWSEPSLTWVHVAPIPSPRKSCSGVAGPGPGPGPGAGAGAGAGAKGSSAVMVVAPQSSRGSPAMQDSSISSTTPLLQPSSPLLQPSVEAADPPGNTPPDPTHDSPLQGKG, from the exons ATGCAGACAACAGGAAGAACCCCCTCCCCACCTTCCCATGACTCCATGAGCTCCAGCGACAGCTTCCTGTTCAGTGACAGTGACCCCGTGGAGGACGACACTGACGTCTTCCTGTCGGAGGGCAACGCTGGCCGTGCCGACACCCGCTCGCCCTCCTCTTCCCACTCCAGTCTCCATGGCGACACTCTGTCCAGCCCCAGCTTGCGGTGGGCCAGTGACGGCCCCGGCCAATGTGAGCGGTCAGCCCTGGTCACCGGGTTGCGGCCGACGCCACTGTCCTCGTCCGTGTCATCGTCCAGCACATCGGGGGTGTGGAGTGCTTCAGAAAGCGAAGGGGGCAGTGGGAAGAACAGCCAGTCCCACGGAGACCAGCTCTTCGCCCAGAAG tgTTTGGAGCTGCAGTGTTTTGTCAGGCCTCTACTGGAGCTGCTGCATGGTCTGAAGAATGGACGGTTTGATAAGG GTCTGAGCAGTTTCCAGCAGAGCGTTGCAATGGATCGCATCCAGAGGATTGTGGGAGTGCTGCAGAAGCCAAACAGCGG ggagAAGTATCTGAACACGCTGCTGCAGGTGGAGATGATGCTGAAGCTGTGGTTTCCTCAGATCTCCGCTCTGGCCTCCCCTGCTGCCCAGGTCACTGCTGCCTCTCAGACCACCGCTACCCACTCAGCCCCCAGCACcgcaaacagcagcagcacaccgCCGCACAAGCACAAGGACCAGCTACACATGCCCGTCAAG AAGCGTCGCCTCAGCTGGTCAGACACAGACTCTTCGTCCATGCCTTCCCCCATCCTTTGCAAGCGCTTCCAGCTCGCAGGTGACCCAGGGCCGAGCccggagagggagagcagctccTCAGCCCTGAACCATCAGCGCCACGCGGAGCAACGCTGCACTGCCTCCGCCGACGAGCCGTCCTCCCCCCCGGCACCACGCTGGTCAGAGCCCAGCCTCACCTGGGTCCATGTGGCCCCCATCCCCTCACCCCGCAAGTCCTGCTCTGGGGTGGCAGGGCCAGGGCCAGGGCCAGGgccaggggcaggggcaggggcaggggcaggagcGAAGGGCAGCTCTGCGGTGATGGTGGTGGCCCCTCAGTCCAGTCGGGGGAGCCCAGCCATGCAGGACAGCTCCATCTCTTCCACCACCCCCCTCTTGCAGCCTTCCAGCCCGCTACTGCAGCCCAGCGTGGAAGCGGCAGACCCGCCCGGCAACACCCCCCCGGACCCCACACATGACTCGCCCCTGCAGGGGAAGGGCTAG
- the LOC125306389 gene encoding cathepsin K-like, which translates to MELRMHLCVGLILLGTVLAQPNNLSLDREWESWRATHKKEYNGLGEEAIRRTIWEKNMQLIEAHNQEYELGIHSYELGMNHLGDMTTEEISERMMGLQVPLYRDPNNTFTAEPRDLQRLPKSVDYRKLGYVTPVKNQGSCGSCWAFSSCGALEGQLMKTRGQLLDLSPQNLVDCVTENSGCGGGYMTKAFDYVKNNGGIDSEQAYPYVGQDQSCAYSESGRGADCRGFKEIKEGDERALTVAVAKVGPVSIGIDATLSTFAFYKRGVYYDRNCNKDDINHAVLAVGYGVTTKGKKFWIVKNSWGEDWGNKGYILMARNRNNACGIANLASYPIM; encoded by the exons ATGGAACTAAG AATGCATCTGTGTGTCGGTCTGATTCTGCTGGGGACTGTCTTGGCCCAGCCAAACAATCTCTCACTGGACAGGGAATGGGAAAGCTGGAGAGCCACACATAAGAAGGAATACAATGGCTTG GGTGAGGAAGCCATCCGCAGGACCATCTGGGAGAAGAACATGCAGCTGATTGAGGCGCACAACCAGGAGTATGAGCTGGGGATCCACTCCTACGAGCTGGGCATGAACCACCTGGGGGACATG ACCACAGAAGAGATTTCGGAGAGAATGATGGGGCTTCAGGTGCCCCTGTACAGGGATCCTAACAACACCTTCACTGCTGAACCCAGAGATCTCCAGAGGCTTCCCAAATCTGTGGACTACCGCAAACTGGGCTACGTCACTCCAGTCAAAAATCAG GGCTCCTGTGGTTCGTGCTGGGCCTTCAGCTCGTGCGGTGCTCTGGAGGGTCAGCTGATGAAGACCAGAGGCCAACTGCTGGACCTCAGTCCCCAGAACCTGGTGGACTGCGTCACGGAGAACAGCGGCTGCGGCGGAGGCTACATGACCAAAGCCTTCGACTACGTCAAGAACAACGGTGGCATCGACTCAGAGCAGGCCTACCCTTACGTAGGACAG GACCAGAGTTGTGCTTACAGTGAGTCAGGGAGGGGAGCCGACTGCCGTGGGTTCAAAGAGATCAAAGAAGGGGACGAGCGTGCCCTGACCGTGGCAGTGGCCAAGGTGGGACCCGTGTCCATTGGCATCGATGCCACTCTGTCCACCTTTGCCTTCTACAAGAGAG GTGTGTACTATGATCGCAACTGCAACAAAGATGATATCAATCATGCAGTATTGGCTGTGGGTTATGGAGTCACCACCAAGGGCAAGAAATTCTGGATTGTGAAGAACAG CTGGGGTGAGGATTGGGGAAACAAGGGCTACATCCTGATGGCGCGTAACCGTAACAACGCCTGTGGAATCGCCAACCTCGCCAGCTACCCCATCATGTGA